A genomic segment from Leptolyngbya boryana PCC 6306 encodes:
- the ispF gene encoding 2-C-methyl-D-erythritol 2,4-cyclodiphosphate synthase, with protein MKLRIGNGYDIHRLVSGRDLILGGIQIAHETGLLGHSDADVLTHAIMDAMLGALSLGDIGHYFPPTDPKWAGADSIVLLEQVHRLIQDQGWQISNIDSVIVAERPKLKPHIEAMRSRLANALNLAPDQVGVKATTNEKMDAVGNEQAIASHAVVLLIQA; from the coding sequence ATGAAGCTTCGCATTGGCAACGGATACGATATTCATCGCTTAGTTAGCGGACGAGACTTAATCTTAGGTGGCATCCAGATCGCACATGAAACCGGATTGCTCGGTCACAGTGATGCAGATGTGCTGACTCACGCCATTATGGATGCCATGCTAGGGGCTTTGAGCTTGGGAGATATTGGTCATTATTTCCCGCCGACTGATCCGAAATGGGCAGGAGCCGATAGCATTGTGCTGTTAGAACAAGTTCATCGACTCATTCAAGATCAAGGTTGGCAAATTAGTAACATTGATTCGGTGATCGTGGCAGAGCGTCCGAAATTGAAGCCGCATATTGAAGCGATGCGATCGCGTCTTGCCAATGCTTTAAACCTCGCGCCTGATCAAGTCGGTGTGAAAGCAACCACGAATGAAAAGATGGATGCAGTCGGGAACGAACAAGCGATCGCATCCCATGCGGTAGTTTTACTAATTCAAGCATGA
- a CDS encoding DICT sensory domain-containing protein gives MILTDSVLEALLNALPQVRPQIYFKSSLTALSHAMEDQVLAGHDRPLVIASFQRERFYRQEAHRYLRIASRTDQVYVLAAPETDFTNRSEHYETIAFEPEDGLSQEWHLVVMSEQYASCLICRERDLTTENQSAPPLHVDQSRRFEGIWTFDRDIVLKAAEILLHRILQYRPELQTKIAPVLDQMATGMVSKLNQVDPAPFADRLVTYLQAGQYKLAKAYRSIAEKERKERLVNSITSAVRRSLNPTEILNVAAEELGKVLGAERCLIYRCKSTDLSATLSHEYLTESMPSLVGHVWTLQGNPLFEEVAQRQEAVFIEDTQTDPRFSMIKDGDRTLQALTLDWNIRSWLMVPVLHQNQVLGMVELHYWGATPHVLERDEVEMVEAIATQIGVALIQAESFANLEDLNQQLEALDRTRSNLIAITGHELRTPLSTIQVCLESLASEPDMSPDLRQVMLNSALVDGERMRKLIQDFLTLSRLESGRVEWRFEPLPLWECVDLALSSLQTRRMTTNLPQIVTQLSTELPLVQVDGEWLVEVLTKLLDNACKFTDATGRVTIRAQRSGDTMLEVMISDTGRGIEENRLETVFDRFYQEEGALRRTTGGTGLGLAICRQIITNWGGKIWAESSGKDLGSEFHFTIPIVATGETKRTAQRKRTSRSRD, from the coding sequence ATGATTCTTACTGATTCTGTCCTGGAAGCCTTACTGAATGCGCTTCCCCAGGTGCGACCTCAAATCTATTTCAAGTCTTCCTTAACGGCATTGTCCCATGCCATGGAAGACCAAGTTTTAGCAGGTCACGATCGCCCACTGGTGATTGCGAGTTTCCAGCGCGAACGGTTCTATCGTCAAGAAGCGCATCGATATTTGAGAATTGCAAGCCGCACGGATCAAGTTTATGTGCTTGCCGCTCCTGAGACAGATTTCACCAATCGCTCAGAGCATTATGAAACGATCGCGTTTGAGCCAGAGGATGGACTCAGCCAAGAATGGCATTTAGTCGTCATGAGCGAACAATACGCATCGTGTTTGATTTGCCGAGAACGGGATTTAACGACGGAGAATCAATCTGCTCCACCGCTGCATGTCGATCAATCGCGGCGATTTGAAGGCATTTGGACATTCGATCGCGATATTGTCCTCAAAGCCGCTGAGATTTTGCTGCACCGCATTCTCCAATATCGTCCTGAATTGCAAACCAAGATTGCGCCTGTGCTAGATCAGATGGCAACAGGCATGGTTTCTAAGTTAAATCAAGTCGATCCAGCTCCGTTTGCCGATCGCTTAGTGACTTATTTACAAGCAGGACAGTACAAATTAGCGAAAGCCTATCGCTCGATCGCTGAAAAAGAACGCAAAGAGCGCTTAGTCAATTCGATCACGTCAGCAGTTCGACGATCGCTCAATCCAACTGAAATTCTGAATGTTGCGGCAGAAGAACTCGGCAAAGTTCTCGGTGCAGAGCGCTGTTTGATTTATCGGTGCAAATCGACTGATTTATCTGCCACTTTAAGTCACGAATATCTCACAGAATCCATGCCGTCTTTAGTAGGGCATGTCTGGACATTACAAGGCAATCCTCTGTTTGAAGAAGTTGCTCAGCGCCAGGAAGCCGTCTTTATTGAAGATACGCAAACCGATCCGCGATTCTCCATGATCAAGGATGGCGATCGTACCTTGCAGGCATTAACGCTCGATTGGAATATTCGATCATGGTTAATGGTTCCGGTTCTGCATCAAAACCAAGTGCTCGGCATGGTGGAATTGCATTATTGGGGTGCAACACCGCATGTTTTAGAGCGCGATGAAGTCGAAATGGTAGAAGCGATCGCGACTCAAATCGGGGTTGCCCTGATTCAAGCCGAATCGTTTGCGAATTTAGAAGATCTCAATCAGCAGTTAGAGGCACTCGATCGCACGCGCAGCAATTTGATCGCGATTACTGGACACGAGCTTCGGACTCCACTTTCAACGATTCAAGTCTGTCTAGAAAGCCTAGCGAGTGAACCTGACATGTCCCCCGACTTGCGGCAAGTCATGCTGAATTCTGCTCTCGTGGATGGAGAGCGGATGCGAAAGCTGATTCAGGATTTTCTCACGTTGTCTCGCCTAGAAAGCGGTCGAGTCGAATGGCGATTTGAACCCTTACCTCTGTGGGAATGCGTCGATTTAGCGCTGAGTAGTCTGCAAACTCGCCGTATGACTACGAATTTGCCGCAAATTGTCACACAGCTTTCAACGGAATTGCCTCTGGTACAAGTCGATGGCGAATGGCTCGTCGAAGTCTTAACCAAACTGCTGGATAATGCTTGTAAATTCACTGACGCTACTGGCAGAGTGACGATTCGAGCACAGCGCAGCGGAGACACGATGCTGGAGGTAATGATTTCCGATACAGGACGCGGAATCGAGGAAAACCGCCTAGAAACCGTGTTCGATCGCTTTTACCAAGAGGAAGGCGCGCTCCGTCGAACGACAGGCGGAACAGGGCTTGGACTTGCGATTTGTCGCCAAATTATTACGAATTGGGGCGGAAAGATTTGGGCAGAGTCGAGCGGCAAAGATTTAGGCAGTGAGTTCCACTTTACGATTCCAATCGTTGCTACAGGCGAGACAAAGAGAACGGCACAGCGGAAAAGAACGTCTCGATCGAGAGATTGA
- a CDS encoding IS110 family transposase encodes MTDMPYVALIGLDWADQKHDVCLYDCAAQTQEHCVIGARPEAIEAWAMQLRVRYGGQPIAVCLEQKRGPLIYALCKYEFLVLYPVNPQTVSKYRQVFTPSRAKDDPTDAALQVELLRKHRDKLTVWQPASPMLRKLQALVEWRRTLIEDIGRTTNRLVDVLKGYFPQAIDCFEHRDTMVFCDFLTQWSTLSAVQQVSDEQLQQFFCEHHSRYKDCNARRIECLRNGIPLTQDSAIVESSQLMVQALVSQLRSLLTSVRQFEAQIDREFNQLPDAAIFAALPHAGTNLAPRLLLAFGEDRTRYQTAQDLLQYAGIAPVTERSGKKCWIHLGVGEHRDSYAKPFIGVGE; translated from the coding sequence ATGACTGACATGCCTTATGTGGCTTTGATTGGTTTAGATTGGGCAGACCAAAAGCACGATGTGTGTTTGTATGATTGTGCGGCTCAAACTCAAGAACATTGCGTGATTGGCGCTCGACCAGAAGCGATTGAAGCCTGGGCAATGCAATTGCGGGTGCGCTATGGAGGACAACCGATTGCTGTTTGCCTGGAACAGAAACGAGGACCGTTGATCTATGCATTGTGTAAGTACGAGTTCCTTGTCCTCTATCCCGTCAATCCTCAAACCGTCTCTAAGTATCGTCAAGTCTTTACTCCGAGTCGTGCAAAGGATGATCCGACGGATGCAGCACTGCAGGTTGAACTTCTTCGGAAACACCGGGATAAACTGACGGTTTGGCAACCTGCCAGCCCAATGCTCAGAAAACTGCAAGCACTCGTCGAATGGCGACGCACGCTGATTGAAGATATTGGACGCACGACCAATCGTCTCGTCGATGTGCTCAAAGGATACTTTCCTCAAGCGATTGACTGTTTCGAGCATCGCGATACGATGGTGTTCTGTGACTTTCTCACACAATGGTCAACTTTGAGTGCGGTGCAGCAAGTCAGCGATGAACAGTTGCAGCAGTTTTTCTGTGAGCATCATTCTCGCTACAAAGACTGCAATGCTCGTCGAATTGAGTGTTTACGCAACGGTATTCCACTCACGCAAGATTCGGCGATCGTCGAATCGTCTCAACTCATGGTGCAAGCCTTGGTCAGCCAACTTCGTAGCTTGCTCACATCGGTGCGTCAGTTTGAAGCCCAAATAGATCGCGAATTCAATCAACTGCCTGATGCTGCGATCTTTGCGGCGCTCCCTCATGCTGGAACTAACCTCGCGCCACGATTGCTGCTGGCGTTTGGAGAAGATCGCACTCGTTATCAAACTGCCCAAGACTTGTTGCAGTATGCAGGCATTGCTCCGGTAACCGAACGCAGTGGGAAAAAGTGTTGGATACATTTGGGCGTTGGGGAGCACCGAGATTCTTACGCCAAACCTTTCATTGGAGTGGGCGAATGA
- the trpE gene encoding anthranilate synthase component I, translating to MISPDFSQFAELAKQGNFVPVYQEWVADLDTPVSAWYRVCAGQPYSFLLESVEGGETIGRYSFLGCDPLWILEAKGDRTTQTHRDGTQQVFEGDPFTTLSECLAPYHPVKVPELPPGIGGLFGFWGYELINWIEPRVPIYQATEDDLPDGLWMQIDQVLIFDQVKRKIWAIAYADLRDPNTDLKAAYQQACDRVSQLVDKLKAPFSEEDRLLSWTPKNDTSVNWTSNTTKEQYCASVETAKNYIKAGDIFQVVISQRLSSEFEGDPFALYRSLRLINPSPYMAYFNFGDWQIIGSSPEVLVKAEQASDPTEPRIATVRPIAGTRKRGKTHAEDVALEQDLLADPKEVAEHVMLVDLGRNDLGRVCINGTVKVDELMVIERYSHVMHIVSNVIGQLSPDKSAWDLLKAGFPAGTVSGAPKIRAMEIIHELEPCRRGVYSGAYGYYDFEGQLNSAIAIRTMVVREQGNGKHTVSVQAGAGLVADSVPESEYQETLNKARGLLEAIRCLQS from the coding sequence ATGATTTCTCCTGATTTTTCTCAGTTTGCCGAACTTGCAAAACAAGGTAATTTTGTCCCGGTTTATCAAGAATGGGTCGCAGATTTAGATACACCTGTCTCCGCGTGGTATCGCGTCTGTGCCGGACAGCCTTATAGCTTTTTGCTCGAATCGGTGGAAGGCGGAGAAACAATCGGGCGATATAGCTTTTTAGGATGCGATCCGTTGTGGATTTTAGAAGCGAAAGGCGATCGCACAACCCAAACGCATCGAGATGGCACTCAGCAAGTTTTTGAGGGCGATCCATTTACGACATTGTCTGAATGTTTAGCGCCTTATCATCCGGTAAAAGTGCCAGAATTACCGCCTGGAATCGGCGGACTGTTTGGGTTCTGGGGATATGAACTGATCAATTGGATTGAGCCACGTGTCCCGATTTATCAGGCGACAGAAGACGATTTGCCCGATGGGTTATGGATGCAGATCGATCAAGTGTTGATTTTTGATCAAGTGAAGCGGAAAATTTGGGCGATCGCTTATGCCGACTTGCGTGATCCAAATACAGATTTAAAGGCAGCTTATCAACAAGCGTGTGATCGCGTTTCTCAACTCGTCGATAAACTCAAAGCTCCCTTTTCCGAGGAAGATCGCCTCCTGTCTTGGACACCAAAGAATGATACTTCGGTGAATTGGACGAGTAACACGACGAAAGAACAGTACTGTGCCAGCGTAGAGACCGCGAAAAACTATATCAAAGCGGGTGACATCTTCCAGGTTGTGATTTCTCAACGGCTTTCTTCAGAATTTGAAGGCGATCCGTTTGCATTGTATCGATCGTTGAGATTGATTAATCCTTCGCCTTACATGGCGTATTTCAACTTTGGCGATTGGCAGATCATTGGCTCCAGCCCAGAAGTCCTAGTGAAAGCAGAACAAGCAAGCGATCCAACTGAACCCAGAATTGCTACTGTTCGCCCGATCGCAGGAACTCGCAAACGCGGCAAAACTCATGCAGAAGACGTTGCCTTGGAACAGGATTTACTCGCTGATCCAAAAGAAGTGGCTGAGCATGTGATGTTAGTTGATTTAGGACGCAATGACTTAGGGCGGGTTTGCATCAATGGCACTGTCAAAGTTGACGAACTGATGGTGATTGAGCGCTACTCTCATGTCATGCACATTGTCAGTAATGTGATTGGACAGCTTTCACCCGATAAATCCGCCTGGGATTTACTCAAAGCTGGATTTCCTGCCGGAACGGTGAGCGGTGCGCCGAAGATTCGAGCGATGGAAATTATTCATGAGTTAGAACCTTGTCGGCGGGGAGTTTACTCTGGAGCGTATGGTTACTATGACTTTGAAGGGCAATTGAATAGCGCGATCGCGATTCGGACAATGGTTGTTCGCGAGCAAGGCAACGGCAAACATACCGTGAGTGTGCAAGCTGGAGCCGGACTCGTCGCAGATTCTGTCCCGGAAAGCGAATATCAGGAAACTCTAAACAAAGCACGAGGCCTGTTAGAAGCGATTCGATGTTTGCAGTCTTGA
- the psaD gene encoding photosystem I reaction center subunit II PsaD has translation MSETLTGQAPLFGGSTGGLLTKALVEEKYAITWSSPKEQVFEMPMCGAAKMRQGDNLLYLARKEHCLALGGQLRTKFKITNYKIYRVFPNGEIQYLHPADGVFPEKVNEGRVAVNSVPRNIGSNPEPAKLKFSGRLPYDP, from the coding sequence ATGTCAGAAACTCTTACTGGACAAGCACCTTTGTTCGGAGGCAGCACAGGCGGACTGCTTACCAAAGCCTTAGTAGAAGAGAAATATGCCATCACATGGAGCAGCCCCAAAGAGCAAGTCTTTGAAATGCCCATGTGTGGTGCAGCCAAAATGCGTCAAGGTGACAACTTGCTGTATTTAGCTCGCAAGGAACACTGTCTTGCACTCGGTGGACAACTTCGCACGAAGTTTAAGATCACCAACTACAAGATCTACCGTGTCTTCCCCAACGGCGAAATTCAGTATTTGCATCCCGCAGATGGTGTTTTCCCTGAGAAGGTGAACGAAGGTCGCGTAGCCGTGAATAGCGTGCCGCGCAACATCGGTTCTAACCCCGAACCTGCAAAATTGAAGTTTAGCGGTCGTCTCCCTTACGATCCTTAA
- a CDS encoding NAD(P)H-dependent glycerol-3-phosphate dehydrogenase: MKIAVIGAGAWGSTLAGLVRENGHDVSIWSRRSERSLNDTIANAELVISAVSMKGVRSVIEQISTPIPAIVTATKGLDSQSGSDQALPLLPSQVWQSAFAKSAIAVLSGPNLSKEIQQGLPAASVVASQDQTLADQVQRAFSSSRFRVYTNSDPLGVELGGTLKNVIAIAVGACDGLQLGTNAKSALVTRGLAEMIRLGTTWGAKSETFYGLSGLGDLLATCSSALSRNYQVGFGLAQGRSLDEILTNLEGTAEGINTSQVLVRLATEQGISMPISTQVDRLLRGEITPQLAVNELMQRDSKPEG; encoded by the coding sequence ATGAAGATTGCTGTGATTGGAGCGGGGGCTTGGGGGTCAACGCTGGCAGGATTAGTCCGCGAGAATGGGCATGACGTGTCGATTTGGTCGCGTCGGAGTGAGCGATCGCTCAATGACACGATCGCGAATGCTGAACTGGTCATCTCTGCTGTGTCGATGAAAGGGGTGCGTTCTGTAATTGAACAGATCTCTACTCCGATTCCCGCAATTGTGACCGCTACAAAGGGGCTAGATTCACAATCAGGTAGCGATCAGGCTTTGCCATTGTTACCGTCCCAGGTTTGGCAATCTGCATTTGCAAAGAGCGCGATCGCAGTTTTATCAGGCCCAAATTTATCGAAAGAAATTCAGCAAGGTTTACCCGCTGCGAGTGTGGTTGCAAGCCAGGATCAAACGCTTGCAGATCAGGTGCAACGAGCATTTTCATCGAGTCGATTTCGGGTCTATACCAACTCTGATCCGTTAGGTGTTGAACTGGGTGGCACGTTGAAGAATGTGATTGCGATCGCAGTCGGTGCCTGTGATGGTCTGCAACTGGGCACAAATGCAAAATCAGCCTTGGTTACACGCGGATTGGCTGAAATGATTCGTTTGGGGACAACTTGGGGCGCGAAATCAGAAACGTTTTACGGATTGTCAGGATTAGGGGATTTGCTGGCGACTTGTAGCAGTGCGTTGAGCCGCAATTATCAAGTAGGGTTTGGGCTGGCTCAAGGGCGATCGCTTGATGAAATTCTCACAAATTTGGAAGGGACAGCCGAGGGAATTAATACCTCTCAGGTCTTAGTCAGATTGGCAACAGAGCAAGGAATTTCGATGCCGATTTCGACCCAAGTCGATCGTTTACTGCGAGGAGAAATTACGCCTCAACTGGCAGTGAATGAACTGATGCAGCGTGATAGTAAACCCGAGGGGTAA